The Euphorbia lathyris chromosome 3, ddEupLath1.1, whole genome shotgun sequence genome contains a region encoding:
- the LOC136222098 gene encoding mediator of RNA polymerase II transcription subunit 15a-like isoform X1: MDTNNWRPTAAQGAEPSVETGGDWRTQLAPDSRQRIVNKIMETLEKHLPFSGQEGLEELKKIAVRFEEKIYTAAMSQPDYLRKISLKMLTMESKSQNTIPNPLPSNLSGNNNSPPDSGASHNMQSQIHNQGQPLPMAMSANQSQARQQILSQNIPTNMGSTGVQSSASLTSSLPPVSGLSQTSIPNVGQNPTMQNISGVSQSSSGNSMGQGVPSNMFANPQRQMPGRQQVVPQQQQQQPQNSQQYLYQQQQQQLLKQKFHQQGNLQHTLVQSHMQQQQQQQNLLQPTSQQSSMQTSSVMQPSMIQSANLSGLQQNQPSPAQQSGQSTLQHPQSVLRQQQQMQQVAVVHQQQPPMMQQSLLPTQQQQLMSQQPNAANMQQNQLTGQQNNVGDMQQQPRLLGQQNNLQNLQQHQQQHLMAQQNNLSSMHQVQLGSQSNVSGLQQQQKLLGTQPGNSTMQTNQHSSHMLQRPKVPLQQQTQQNASNMLPAQGHQSQQQLSQQQLMSQMQSQPTQLQQQLGLQQQPNQIQRDMQPGLQASSQVPGSLLHQQNVIDQQKQLYQSQRPLPETSATSLDSTAQTGNSNGGDWQEEIHQKIKTMKEMYLPELNEMHQKIGSKLQMHDSLPQPPKLDQLEKLKMFKTMLERMISFLQVSKSNIFPSFKEKLCYYEKQIINFIKSNKPRKSIPPMQQGQLGQPQMQQPQSQVSQVQSNENQMNPQIQSMNMQGSVPNMQQNNMAVMQQTSLSSLSGVSTSQQTLINSLQPTSSLDSGQGTLQQNSVSAPQQGNVTDFSSQSGVNMLQPNIPLQSNPNMLQHQHLKQQQEQMLHSQQFKHRQMQHQFLKQQMLQQQQQQFNQQAKQHLPAQMQAHQMQQGYQMNDINELKLRQGMGVKPGVFQQHISGGQRTPYTHQQMKSAASFPISSPQLLQAASPQLSQNSSPQIDQQNLLSSLTKAGTPLQSANSPFIVPSPSTPLAPSPMPGDSEKPVSGLSSLSNAGNIGQQQATVAQPPAPSLAIGTPGISASPLLAEFTVSDSGGHSNGMGTIASGKSSVTQQPLERLIKAVKSMSSQALSASVSDIGSVVSMIDRIAGSAPGNGSRAAVGEDLVAMTNCRLQARNVITQDGMTGTRKMKRYTSAMPLNVVSSAGSVSDSFKFSGPDTSDLESTATSSVKRPRLEANHALLEEIREINLRLIDTVVDVSEEDVDPTTAAAAAEGGDGTIVKCSFIAVALSPNLKSQYASAQMSPIQPLRLLVPTNYPSCSPILDELPIEISKECEDLSVKAKSRFGISLRTLSQPMSLGEIARTWDVCAREVISEYAQQSGGGSFSSKYGTWENCLSAA; the protein is encoded by the exons ATGGATACCAATAATTGGAGACCTACTGCTGCCCAAGGCGCTGAACCTTCTGTGGAGACAGGAGGTGATTGGAGGACTCAGTTGGCACCTGATTCACGGCAAAGAATTGTCAATAAGAT AATGGAGACATTGGAGAAGCATCTTCCATTTTCTGGCCAAGAGGGGCTAGAAGAGCTGAAGAAAATTGCTGTGCGTTTTGAGGAAAAGATTTATACTGCTGCCATGAGCCAG CCTGATTATCTGCGCAAAATATCTTTGAAGATGCTTACCATGGAGTCTAAGTCTCAAAATACAATTCCCAATCCTTTGCCATCCAACCTATCTGGCAACAACAACAGCCCCCCTGATTCTGGAG CGTCTCATAATATGCAGTCTCAAATTCACAATCAAGGGCAGCCTCTTCCTATGGCAATGTCAGCTAATCAGTCGCAAGCACGCCAGCAAATTTTATCACAGAATATCCCAACTAATATGGGATCCACAGGGGTTCAAAGTTCTGCCAGTTTGACATCTTCACTGCCTCCAGTTTCTGGCTTATCACAAACTTCTATCCCTAATGTTGGGCAGAATCCTACCATGCAGAATATTTCTGGAGTTTCACAGAGCTCATCAGGGAATTCAATGGGGCAGGGGGTGCCTTCCAATATGTTTGCCAATCCTCAAAGACAAATGCCAGGAAGGCAACAGGTTGTTCCACAACAGCAGCAACAACAACCACAAAATTCTCAGCAATATCtgtatcaacaacaacaacaacaactttTAAAGCAGAAGTTCCATCAGCAAGGAAATCTTCAGCACACGCTTGTACAATCTCACATGCAGcaacagcagcagcagcaaaATCTATTACAGCCAACTTCTCAGCAATCTAGTATGCAAACGTCATCTGTTATGCAACCTTCCATGATTCAATCGGCGAATCTCTCTGGTCTTCAACAGAACCAGCCATCTCCGGCTCAACAATCTGGGCAATCTACGCTTCAACATCCGCAATCAGTTCTTAGACAGCAGCAACAGATGCAACAGGTTGCAGTCGTTCATCAACAGCAACCACCAATGATGCAGCAGTCACTTTTGCCTACTCAACAGCAGCAGCTAATGTCCCAACAACCAAATGCTGCAAATATGCAGCAAAATCAGTTAACTGGGCAACAGAACAATGTCGGGGACATGCAGCAACAGCCGAGGCTGCTGGGACAGCAAAATAACCTTCAAAATCTCCAGCAACATCAGCAGCAGCATTTAATGGCTCAGCAGAATAACCTCTCAAGTATGCATCAAGTGCAATTAGGCTCACAAAGCAATGTCTCTGGTTTACAACAGCAACAGAAGCTGCTTGGAACCCAACCTGGAAATTCGACCATGCAAACTAATCAGCATTCTTCGCACATGTTGCAACGTCCCAAGGTTCCGCTGCAGCAGCAAACACAACAAAATGCATCAAACATGTTGCCAGCTCAAGGGCATCAATCACAGCAACAGCTATCACAGCAGCAATTGATGTCACAGATGCAATCACAGCCAACCCAGTTGCAACAACAGCTGGGTCTGCAGCAGCAGCCTAATCAAATACAGCGAGATATGCAGCCAGGGCTCCAAGCATCTAGTCAAGTGCCAGGCTCCTTGCTTCATCAACAGAATGTAATTGATCAACAAAAACAATTATATCAATCACAAAGACCTCTTCCAGAGACGTCAGCAA CATCACTTGATTCAACTGCACAAACTGGAAACTCAAATGGAGGTGATTGGCAAGAGGAAATTCACCAAAAG atCAAAACAATGAAGGAGATGTATTTGCCTGAACTAAATGAAATGCACCAGAAAATTGGGTCAAAGTTACAGATG CATGATTCTCTTCCACAACCACCCAAACTAGACCAGCTTGAGAAACTAAAAATGTTCAAGACCATGCTAGAGCGCATGATATCATTCTTGCAGGTTTCAAAAAGTAATATTTTTCCTTCTTTCAAAGAGAAGTTGTGTTACTATGAGAAGCAGatcataaattttataaaatcaaataaacctagGAAGTCTATTCCTCCAATGCAACAAGGACAACTTGGCCAGCCTCAGATGCAGCAACCACAATCTCAGGTTTCTCAGGTGCAGTCCAATGAAAATCAAATGAATCCACAAATTCAGTCAATGAACATGCAAGGGTCTGTACCAAATATGCAGCAGAACAATATGGCGGTCATGCAGCAGACTTCTCTGTCTTCTTTATCTGGTGTTTCAACATCACAGCAGACCTTGATTAATTCACTGCAGCCAACTTCCAGTTTAGATTCAGGCCAAGGAACTCTGCAACAGAATAGTGTGAGTGCTCCTCAACAAGGCAATGTTACCGATTTCTCATCGCAGAGTGGTGTGAATATGCTTCAACCAAATATTCCTCTTCAGTCAAATCCTAATATGCTTCAACACCAGCATCTGAAACAACAGCAAGAACAGATGTTGCATTCTCAACAATTCAAACATCGCCAGATGCAGCATCAGTTTTTGAAGCAGCAGATGTTGCAACAACAGCAGCAGCAGTTCAACCAGCAAGCAAAGCAGCATTTACCTGCACAGATGCAGGCGCATCAAATGCAACAGGGGTATCAGATGAATGATATCAATGAGCTTAAGCTCAGACAGGGGATGGGGGTTAAGCCAGGTGTCTTTCAGCAACATATCTCAGGAGGTCAGCGCACTCCTTACACCCATCAACAGATGAAATCAGCAGCATCCTTTCCTATATCTTCACCTCAATTGCTTCAGGCTGCGTCTCCACAATTGTCCCAAAACTCTTCTCCACAGATTGATCAACAAAATTTACTATCATCTCTAACCAAAGCCGGAACTCCATTGCAGTCTGCAAACTCTCCATTCATTGTCCCGTCTCCTTCGACTCCGTTAGCTCCATCCCCCATGCCAGGAGATTCTGAGAAGCCTGTATCCGGGTTGTCCTCGCTGTCTAACGCTGGGAACATAGGACAGCAACAAGCAACTGTTGCTCAACCACCTGCTCCATCCCTTGCAATTGGTACTCCTGGGATATCTGCGTCACCTTTGCTTGCAGAGTTTACTGTTTCTGATAGTGGCGGTCACAGTAATGGTATGGGTACAATAGCTTCTGGCAAGTCAAGTGTGACACAGCAACCTCTTGAGCGCTTGATTAAAGCG GTTAAGTCTATGTCCTCTCAAGCATTGAGTGCCTCTGTCAGTGACATCGGCTCTGTTGTCAGCATGATTGACAGAATTGCTGGGTCAGCCCCAGGTAATGGATCTAGAGCTGCAGTTGGCGAGGATTTGGTAGCAATGACAAATTGTCGTCTTCAAGCCAGAAATGTTATCACTCAAGATGGAATGACTGGGACAAGGAAAATGAAGCGCTATACCAGTGCTATGCCCTTGAATGTTGTATCATCAGCTGGCAGTGTAAGTGACAGCTTTAAGTTCAGTGGTCCAGATACATCTGATTTGGAGTCAACAGCAACATCAAGTGTCAAGAGGCCTCGACTTGAG GCTAATCATGCCCTGTTGGAAGAGATACGTGAAATAAATCTTCGGCTCATAGACACTGTGGTTGATGTTAGTGAGGAAGATGTTGATCCAACTACAGCTGCAGCAGCTGCTGAAGGGGGTGATGGAACCATTGTCAAGTGCTCTTTCATTGCCGTAGCTCTAAGTCCAAACTTAAAATCACAGTATGCTTCAGCACAAATG TCACCAATTCAGCCCCTTAGGTTACTCGTGCCGACAAATTATCCTAGTTGCTCTCCAATACTAGACGAGTTGCCCATTGAAATCAG TAAGGAATGTGAAGATCTGTCAGTAAAGGCCAAGTCAAGGTTTGGCATCTCTCTCCGAACCCTTTCCCAACCCATGTCACTTGGGGAGATAGCAAGGACGTGGGATGTTTGTGCCCGTGAAGTTATTTCGGAGTATGCACAACAGAGTGGCGGAGGCAGCTTCAGCTCAAAATATGGAACTTGGGAAAATTGCTTGAGTGCAGCATGA
- the LOC136222098 gene encoding mediator of RNA polymerase II transcription subunit 15a-like isoform X2 → MDTNNWRPTAAQGAEPSVETGGDWRTQLAPDSRQRIVNKIMETLEKHLPFSGQEGLEELKKIAVRFEEKIYTAAMSQPDYLRKISLKMLTMESKSQNTIPNPLPSNLSGNNNSPPDSGASHNMQSQIHNQGQPLPMAMSANQSQARQQILSQNIPTNMGSTGVQSSASLTSSLPPVSGLSQTSIPNVGQNPTMQNISGVSQSSSGNSMGQGVPSNMFANPQRQMPGRQQVVPQQQQQQPQNSQQYLYQQQQQQLLKQKFHQQGNLQHTLVQSHMQQQQQQQNLLQPTSQQSSMQTSSVMQPSMIQSANLSGLQQNQPSPAQQSGQSTLQHPQSVLRQQQQMQQVAVVHQQQPPMMQQSLLPTQQQQLMSQQPNAANMQQNQLTGQQNNVGDMQQQPRLLGQQNNLQNLQQHQQQHLMAQQNNLSSMHQVQLGSQSNVSGLQQQQKLLGTQPGNSTMQTNQHSSHMLQRPKVPLQQQTQQNASNMLPAQGHQSQQQLSQQQLMSQMQSQPTQLQQQLGLQQQPNQIQRDMQPGLQASSQVPGSLLHQQNVIDQQKQLYQSQRPLPETSATSLDSTAQTGNSNGGDWQEEIHQKIKTMKEMYLPELNEMHQKIGSKLQMHDSLPQPPKLDQLEKLKMFKTMLERMISFLQVSKSNIFPSFKEKLCYYEKQIINFIKSNKPRKSIPPMQQGQLGQPQMQQPQSQVSQVQSNENQMNPQIQSMNMQGSVPNMQQNNMAVMQQTSLSSLSGVSTSQQTLINSLQPTSSLDSGQGTLQQNSVSAPQQGNVTDFSSQSGVNMLQPNIPLQSNPNMLQHQHLKQQQEQMLHSQQFKHRQMQHQFLKQQMLQQQQQQFNQQAKQHLPAQMQAHQMQQGYQMNDINELKLRQGMGVKPGVFQQHISGGQRTPYTHQQMKSAASFPISSPQLLQAASPQLSQNSSPQIDQQNLLSSLTKAGTPLQSANSPFIVPSPSTPLAPSPMPGDSEKPVSGLSSLSNAGNIGQQQATVAQPPAPSLAIGTPGISASPLLAEFTVSDSGGHSNGMGTIASGKSSVTQQPLERLIKAVKSMSSQALSASVSDIGSVVSMIDRIAGSAPGNGSRAAVGEDLVAMTNCRLQARNVITQDGMTGTRKMKRYTSAMPLNVVSSAGSVSDSFKFSGPDTSDLESTATSSVKRPRLEANHALLEEMREIYVVASSLLYCDRCFMYEYQNSEFWRKMLQHLMDNLRFFFLLLGKEKRPKKSLCKKKFNWFHSL, encoded by the exons ATGGATACCAATAATTGGAGACCTACTGCTGCCCAAGGCGCTGAACCTTCTGTGGAGACAGGAGGTGATTGGAGGACTCAGTTGGCACCTGATTCACGGCAAAGAATTGTCAATAAGAT AATGGAGACATTGGAGAAGCATCTTCCATTTTCTGGCCAAGAGGGGCTAGAAGAGCTGAAGAAAATTGCTGTGCGTTTTGAGGAAAAGATTTATACTGCTGCCATGAGCCAG CCTGATTATCTGCGCAAAATATCTTTGAAGATGCTTACCATGGAGTCTAAGTCTCAAAATACAATTCCCAATCCTTTGCCATCCAACCTATCTGGCAACAACAACAGCCCCCCTGATTCTGGAG CGTCTCATAATATGCAGTCTCAAATTCACAATCAAGGGCAGCCTCTTCCTATGGCAATGTCAGCTAATCAGTCGCAAGCACGCCAGCAAATTTTATCACAGAATATCCCAACTAATATGGGATCCACAGGGGTTCAAAGTTCTGCCAGTTTGACATCTTCACTGCCTCCAGTTTCTGGCTTATCACAAACTTCTATCCCTAATGTTGGGCAGAATCCTACCATGCAGAATATTTCTGGAGTTTCACAGAGCTCATCAGGGAATTCAATGGGGCAGGGGGTGCCTTCCAATATGTTTGCCAATCCTCAAAGACAAATGCCAGGAAGGCAACAGGTTGTTCCACAACAGCAGCAACAACAACCACAAAATTCTCAGCAATATCtgtatcaacaacaacaacaacaactttTAAAGCAGAAGTTCCATCAGCAAGGAAATCTTCAGCACACGCTTGTACAATCTCACATGCAGcaacagcagcagcagcaaaATCTATTACAGCCAACTTCTCAGCAATCTAGTATGCAAACGTCATCTGTTATGCAACCTTCCATGATTCAATCGGCGAATCTCTCTGGTCTTCAACAGAACCAGCCATCTCCGGCTCAACAATCTGGGCAATCTACGCTTCAACATCCGCAATCAGTTCTTAGACAGCAGCAACAGATGCAACAGGTTGCAGTCGTTCATCAACAGCAACCACCAATGATGCAGCAGTCACTTTTGCCTACTCAACAGCAGCAGCTAATGTCCCAACAACCAAATGCTGCAAATATGCAGCAAAATCAGTTAACTGGGCAACAGAACAATGTCGGGGACATGCAGCAACAGCCGAGGCTGCTGGGACAGCAAAATAACCTTCAAAATCTCCAGCAACATCAGCAGCAGCATTTAATGGCTCAGCAGAATAACCTCTCAAGTATGCATCAAGTGCAATTAGGCTCACAAAGCAATGTCTCTGGTTTACAACAGCAACAGAAGCTGCTTGGAACCCAACCTGGAAATTCGACCATGCAAACTAATCAGCATTCTTCGCACATGTTGCAACGTCCCAAGGTTCCGCTGCAGCAGCAAACACAACAAAATGCATCAAACATGTTGCCAGCTCAAGGGCATCAATCACAGCAACAGCTATCACAGCAGCAATTGATGTCACAGATGCAATCACAGCCAACCCAGTTGCAACAACAGCTGGGTCTGCAGCAGCAGCCTAATCAAATACAGCGAGATATGCAGCCAGGGCTCCAAGCATCTAGTCAAGTGCCAGGCTCCTTGCTTCATCAACAGAATGTAATTGATCAACAAAAACAATTATATCAATCACAAAGACCTCTTCCAGAGACGTCAGCAA CATCACTTGATTCAACTGCACAAACTGGAAACTCAAATGGAGGTGATTGGCAAGAGGAAATTCACCAAAAG atCAAAACAATGAAGGAGATGTATTTGCCTGAACTAAATGAAATGCACCAGAAAATTGGGTCAAAGTTACAGATG CATGATTCTCTTCCACAACCACCCAAACTAGACCAGCTTGAGAAACTAAAAATGTTCAAGACCATGCTAGAGCGCATGATATCATTCTTGCAGGTTTCAAAAAGTAATATTTTTCCTTCTTTCAAAGAGAAGTTGTGTTACTATGAGAAGCAGatcataaattttataaaatcaaataaacctagGAAGTCTATTCCTCCAATGCAACAAGGACAACTTGGCCAGCCTCAGATGCAGCAACCACAATCTCAGGTTTCTCAGGTGCAGTCCAATGAAAATCAAATGAATCCACAAATTCAGTCAATGAACATGCAAGGGTCTGTACCAAATATGCAGCAGAACAATATGGCGGTCATGCAGCAGACTTCTCTGTCTTCTTTATCTGGTGTTTCAACATCACAGCAGACCTTGATTAATTCACTGCAGCCAACTTCCAGTTTAGATTCAGGCCAAGGAACTCTGCAACAGAATAGTGTGAGTGCTCCTCAACAAGGCAATGTTACCGATTTCTCATCGCAGAGTGGTGTGAATATGCTTCAACCAAATATTCCTCTTCAGTCAAATCCTAATATGCTTCAACACCAGCATCTGAAACAACAGCAAGAACAGATGTTGCATTCTCAACAATTCAAACATCGCCAGATGCAGCATCAGTTTTTGAAGCAGCAGATGTTGCAACAACAGCAGCAGCAGTTCAACCAGCAAGCAAAGCAGCATTTACCTGCACAGATGCAGGCGCATCAAATGCAACAGGGGTATCAGATGAATGATATCAATGAGCTTAAGCTCAGACAGGGGATGGGGGTTAAGCCAGGTGTCTTTCAGCAACATATCTCAGGAGGTCAGCGCACTCCTTACACCCATCAACAGATGAAATCAGCAGCATCCTTTCCTATATCTTCACCTCAATTGCTTCAGGCTGCGTCTCCACAATTGTCCCAAAACTCTTCTCCACAGATTGATCAACAAAATTTACTATCATCTCTAACCAAAGCCGGAACTCCATTGCAGTCTGCAAACTCTCCATTCATTGTCCCGTCTCCTTCGACTCCGTTAGCTCCATCCCCCATGCCAGGAGATTCTGAGAAGCCTGTATCCGGGTTGTCCTCGCTGTCTAACGCTGGGAACATAGGACAGCAACAAGCAACTGTTGCTCAACCACCTGCTCCATCCCTTGCAATTGGTACTCCTGGGATATCTGCGTCACCTTTGCTTGCAGAGTTTACTGTTTCTGATAGTGGCGGTCACAGTAATGGTATGGGTACAATAGCTTCTGGCAAGTCAAGTGTGACACAGCAACCTCTTGAGCGCTTGATTAAAGCG GTTAAGTCTATGTCCTCTCAAGCATTGAGTGCCTCTGTCAGTGACATCGGCTCTGTTGTCAGCATGATTGACAGAATTGCTGGGTCAGCCCCAGGTAATGGATCTAGAGCTGCAGTTGGCGAGGATTTGGTAGCAATGACAAATTGTCGTCTTCAAGCCAGAAATGTTATCACTCAAGATGGAATGACTGGGACAAGGAAAATGAAGCGCTATACCAGTGCTATGCCCTTGAATGTTGTATCATCAGCTGGCAGTGTAAGTGACAGCTTTAAGTTCAGTGGTCCAGATACATCTGATTTGGAGTCAACAGCAACATCAAGTGTCAAGAGGCCTCGACTTGAG GCTAATCATGCTCTGTTGGAAGAGATGCGTGAAATATATGTTGTAGCATCATCCTTGTTGTATTGCGATAGGTGTTTCATGTATGAGTACCAGAACAGTGAATTTTGGAGGAAGATGCTACAACATTTGATGGAtaatttaagatttttttttctgctattaggaaaagaaaaacggcCAAAAAAATCGTTGTGCAagaaaaaatttaattggtttcATTCATTGTGA